A genomic window from Cucumis melo cultivar AY chromosome 8, USDA_Cmelo_AY_1.0, whole genome shotgun sequence includes:
- the LOC103484482 gene encoding uncharacterized protein LOC103484482 produces the protein MTESNLPNDPSPSHPKMSNEVGTGAPKSEFTGQRVRFPNPPEIQNPDPATLRDQWRFAIRQYSKWYSHAWGTAILAGISFFALGWVIKGSNPLPSRQDDSNSPSSSASTSAPEARP, from the coding sequence ATGACTGAATCCAATCTTCCCAACGATCCTTCTCCTTCTCATCCTAAAATGTCGAATGAAGTCGGTACCGGTGCCCCTAAGTCCGAGTTCACAGGCCAGAGGGTCCGGTTTCCGAACCCACCGGAGATACAAAATCCCGACCCTGCAACTCTTCGAGATCAATGGAGATTTGCCATTAGACAGTACAGTAAATGGTACTCACACGCTTGGGGTACTGCTATACTTGCTGGAATCTCCTTCTTCGCTCTCGGTTGGGTTATTAAAGGCTCCAATCCTCTTCCCTCTCGCCAAGATGATTCCAATTCGCCTTCCTCCTCTGCTTCCACTAGCGCACCTGAAGCTCGCCCTTGA
- the LOC103484481 gene encoding WUSCHEL-related homeobox 9-like isoform X1: protein MASSNRHWPSMFKSKPCNSHHQWQHDINTTSLSSSAPNSCLRSAPYTTAGGCEERSPEPKPRWNPKPEQIRILEAIFNSGMVNPPRDEIRKIRAQLQEYGQVGDANVFYWFQNRKSRSKNKLRHIQNSKSNHNSQTTTTTATTATATATCSSSSSSDKSSPQKPPIKTLTSNNSVTQNYLQQPTNEILPDPFFFPVSSTQTGSGGGSCNLSQGFCFSELCSVVQPVAEHGVGPCTSLLLSEIMSPTETLKKDLDQDKINMVKLQPQFMNFHPSNLTTSITDHTLPQTTISTPLTTLPSPTNTIPQGVGEVCGVGKSTVFINGVGFEVNSGPFNVREAFGDEAVLIHSNGQPVLTNDWGLTLHSLQHGSYYYLI from the exons ATGGCTTCCTCTAACAGACACTGGCCTAGCATGTTCAAGTCCAAACCTTGCAATTCTCATCACCAATGGCAACATGACATCAATACTACTAGTCTCTCTTCTTCCGCTCCCAATTCCTGCCTTAGATCTGCCCCTTACACTACAG cTGGTGGGTGTGAAGAGAGGAGTCCAGAACCAAAACCAAGATGGAATCCAAAACCTGAACAAATTAGGATTCttgaagcaattttcaattcTGGGATGGTGAATCCTCCCCGAGATGAAATTCGAAAAATTAGAGCTCAATTACAAGAATACGGACAAGTGGGTGATGCGAATGTGTTTTATTGGTTTCAAAACAGGAAATCCAGAAGCAAGAACAAACTCCGCCATATCCAAAACTCCAAATCCAATCATAATTCCCAAACCACTACAACAACCGCCACCACCGCCACCGCCACCGCCACTTGTTCTTCCTCTTCATCCTCTGACAAATCTTCTCCCCAAAAACCTCCAATTAAGACTCTTACCTCCAATAATTCAGTGACTCAAAACTACCTTCAACAACCCACCAACGAGATTTTGCCTGATCCCTTTTTCTTCCCAGTGTCCTCGACACAGACCGGGAGCGGCGGTGGAAGCTGTAATTTGAGTCAAGGGTTTTGCTTCTCGGAGCTGTGTAGTGTAGTGCAGCCAGTTGCTGAACATGGAGTTGGGCCTTGCACAAGCCTGTTGTTGAGTGAAATTATGAGCCCAACTGAAACCTTAAAGAAAGATTTGGATCAAGACAAGATTAATATGGTGAAATTACAGCCACAATTTATGAATTTTCATCCTTCTAATTTGACTACCTCTATTACTGATCACACTCTTCCCCAGACCACGATTTCCACCCCTCTCACCACTCTTCCGTCTCCTACCAATACAATTCCTCAAG GTGTAGGAGAAGTTTGTGGCGTAGGAAAATCAACCGTATTCATCAATGGTGTGGGTTTCGAGGTGAATTCTGGACCGTTCAATGTTCGCGAGGCTTTTGGTGATGAAGCCGTTTTGATTCACTCAAACGGTCAGCCTGTTCTCACCAATGACTGGGGTCTCACTCTCCACTCACTCCAACATGGTTCTTACTATTATCTG ATATAG
- the LOC103484481 gene encoding WUSCHEL-related homeobox 9-like isoform X2: MASSNRHWPSMFKSKPCNSHHQWQHDINTTSLSSSAPNSCLRSAPYTTAGGCEERSPEPKPRWNPKPEQIRILEAIFNSGMVNPPRDEIRKIRAQLQEYGQVGDANVFYWFQNRKSRSKNKLRHIQNSKSNHNSQTTTTTATTATATATCSSSSSSDKSSPQKPPIKTLTSNNSVTQNYLQQPTNEILPDPFFFPVSSTQTGSGGGSCNLSQGFCFSELCSVVQPVAEHGVGPCTSLLLSEIMSPTETLKKDLDQDKINMTTISTPLTTLPSPTNTIPQGVGEVCGVGKSTVFINGVGFEVNSGPFNVREAFGDEAVLIHSNGQPVLTNDWGLTLHSLQHGSYYYLI; the protein is encoded by the exons ATGGCTTCCTCTAACAGACACTGGCCTAGCATGTTCAAGTCCAAACCTTGCAATTCTCATCACCAATGGCAACATGACATCAATACTACTAGTCTCTCTTCTTCCGCTCCCAATTCCTGCCTTAGATCTGCCCCTTACACTACAG cTGGTGGGTGTGAAGAGAGGAGTCCAGAACCAAAACCAAGATGGAATCCAAAACCTGAACAAATTAGGATTCttgaagcaattttcaattcTGGGATGGTGAATCCTCCCCGAGATGAAATTCGAAAAATTAGAGCTCAATTACAAGAATACGGACAAGTGGGTGATGCGAATGTGTTTTATTGGTTTCAAAACAGGAAATCCAGAAGCAAGAACAAACTCCGCCATATCCAAAACTCCAAATCCAATCATAATTCCCAAACCACTACAACAACCGCCACCACCGCCACCGCCACCGCCACTTGTTCTTCCTCTTCATCCTCTGACAAATCTTCTCCCCAAAAACCTCCAATTAAGACTCTTACCTCCAATAATTCAGTGACTCAAAACTACCTTCAACAACCCACCAACGAGATTTTGCCTGATCCCTTTTTCTTCCCAGTGTCCTCGACACAGACCGGGAGCGGCGGTGGAAGCTGTAATTTGAGTCAAGGGTTTTGCTTCTCGGAGCTGTGTAGTGTAGTGCAGCCAGTTGCTGAACATGGAGTTGGGCCTTGCACAAGCCTGTTGTTGAGTGAAATTATGAGCCCAACTGAAACCTTAAAGAAAGATTTGGATCAAGACAAGATTAATATG ACCACGATTTCCACCCCTCTCACCACTCTTCCGTCTCCTACCAATACAATTCCTCAAG GTGTAGGAGAAGTTTGTGGCGTAGGAAAATCAACCGTATTCATCAATGGTGTGGGTTTCGAGGTGAATTCTGGACCGTTCAATGTTCGCGAGGCTTTTGGTGATGAAGCCGTTTTGATTCACTCAAACGGTCAGCCTGTTCTCACCAATGACTGGGGTCTCACTCTCCACTCACTCCAACATGGTTCTTACTATTATCTG ATATAG
- the LOC103484479 gene encoding rac-like GTP-binding protein RAC13: MSTARFIKCVTVGDGAVGKTCMLISYTSNTFPTDYVPTVFDNFSANVVVDGSTVNLGLWDTAGQEDYNRLRPLSYRGADVFLLAFSLISKASYENIFKKWLPELKHYAPNVPIVLVGTKLDLREDREYLIDHPGATPITAAQGEELRKMIGAITYIECSSKTQKNVKNVFDAAIKVALRPPRPKKKARKQRTTCALL, from the exons ATGAGCACAGCCAGGTTTATCAAATGTGTCACAGTCGGCGACGGCGCCGTCGGGAAGACTTGTATGCTCATTTCTTACACTAGCAACACTTTTCCCACG GATTATGTTCCGACTGTGTTTGATAACTTCAGTGCCAATGTAGTAGTCGATGGCAGCACTGTCAATCTTGGCTTATGGGACACTGCTG GACAGGAAGATTACAACAGATTGAGGCCTCTGAGCTACAGAGGAGCTGATGTTTTTCTATTGGCATTTTCTCTTATAAGCAAAGCTAGTTATGAGAACATCTTCAAGAAG TGGCTTCCTGAACTTAAACATTATGCTCCAAATGTACCCATTGTTCTGGTTGGAACTAAGCTTG ATCTACGAGAGGACAGAGAGTATTTGATTGATCATCCTGGAGCAACTCCCATAACAGCAGCTCAG GGGGAGGAACTGAGGAAGATGATTGGGGCAATTACATACATAGAATGCAGCTCCAAAACCCAAAAG AATGTTAAAAATGTGTTTGATGCGGCAATAAAGGTAGCGTTGAGGCCTCCAAGACCAAAGAAAAAGGCTCGCAAGCAAAGGACAACTTGTGCTTTACTTTGA